In Chryseobacterium oryzae, the genomic stretch GGTTTTGCCAATTGCCATTCAGGCTCGGGAAGAAGGTTTTAAAGGAATTATTTTACCAAAACAAAATACTAGAGAAGCTGCAATTGTAAATAATCTTGAGGTATATGGAGTTGAAAATATTAAAGAGGTTATTGATTTTTTTAATGAGGGGAAAGCTTTAGAAAAAACCGTTTTAGATACAAGAAAAGAATTCCAGGAAAAAATTAATCAGTTTCCTTTTGATTTTTCTGAAGTTAAAGGTCAGGAAACAGCCAAAAGAGCAATGGAAGTTGCTGCAGCAGGAGGCCACAACATTATACTCATCGGTCCTCCCGGAAGTGGAAAAACGATGCTCGCCAAAAGAGTTCCGAGTATTTTGCCTCCGCTCACCTTAAAAGAAGCTTTAGAGACTACAAAAATACATTCTGTTGCCGGAAAAATGGGTGCAGAAACATCATTAATGACGGTTCGTCCTTTTCGTAGCCCTCACCACACGATTTCGGATGTAGCCCTTGTGGGCGGCGGAAGTTATCCTCAACCCGGAGAGATTTCTTTGGCTCACAACGGAGTTTTATTTCTTGATGAAATGCCGGAATTTAAAAGAACCGTTCTTGAAGTGATGAGACAACCTCTTGAAGACCGGGAGGTAACCATTTCGAGAGCTAGATTTACGGTAAATTATCCTTCAAGTTTTATGCTGGTTGCCTCGATGAATCCAAGTCCCAGCGGTTATTTTCCGGATGATCCCAACAATACTTCTTCTGCGTTTGAAATGCAGCGGTATATGAATAAACTTTCGGGACCGCTGTTAGACAGAATTGATATTCATGTAGAGGTGCAGAAAGTAGAATTTGAGCAACTTGCAGAAAAACGGAAAGGTGAAAAAAGTGAAGATATACGGAAACGTGTTTTAATCGCACGTGAAATTCAAAATGAACGATATAAAGATTTAAAAATCAGTTATAACGCTCAAATAGGATCTCGCGAGATTGAACAGTTTTGCGAACTTGATGATGCTTCGTTTCAACTTATCAAAATGGCGATGGACAAGCTTAATCTTTCAGCAAGAGCTTACGACAGGATTTTAAAAGTTGCCAGAACAATTGCTGATCTTGAAGAATCTGAAAATATTTTATCACATCATATTTCGGAAGCCATACAGTACAGAAGTCTAGATCGGGAATTTTGGAATGTTTAATAAATATTTAATACATATTAGCTTCCAGAAATTTGATACCAATAGGTGCCATCCGATTGAAGGCAAACTGTAGAGGTTATGTTTATACTGTTTTGAGAGCCTGTAGATTTCATTATTTTGGGTGTTGTGTTAGTAGTTACGATTGTGTCTGTAGTTCCAACATTCATGATATGAAGAATTCTTCCAATATTCGTGCTTGAGGGATCGGGTAATGTAATTGTAATATTACTATTAGAATTTTTAATAATGGTATAATCTGAATCCGTAATAGTATAATCTGAACTTATGGTTTTAATAGACATACTAACGCTTCCAGCAACTTGGAGAGAACTGTTAGGAGTAGTTGTTCCAATCCCAATCTTTGTAGAAGCTGTCGCATTATTTATACCATTTATAGACCCTAAAACCAAAGAGTTGCTTGCCTCAACTCTAGAGTTTTGTCCTATAGCAGTGGCGTTAGAAAGGGTATCTGCAACGTCAGAATTTGTCCCAATAGTGGTATTGCCATTACCAGTCTTGTTAGAGTATGCGGTGTTATATCCTACTGCAACATTATCTTGACCAGAGAGAGAGGTTCCGCTGGAGGATCCAATCATGGTATTGTTGGCTGTAGAGGAACTTGCGCTTGATGCTGATAGAGCAGCATAACCCAAAGCTGTATTATTAGAGCCTTTCGCAAATTGTCCTGTGCTATTGCCTAAATATGTATTTTGTGCACTATTCCCAGCAGAAGCACCACTGTTGACACCAATCATGGTATTGTTATTACTACTGTTTTGAGAACCTGCACTTTCACCAATCAGTATATTGCCGTTGCCAGACAATGTATTTCCAGCAGATGCACCAAGGAGAATATTTTGATTTCCATGAGCTCTGGCACCAGCCTGCGAGCCAATCGCTATATTATTATTCATGCCACTATCGGTATTGTTAAAGGCTTGATTACCAATGGCAATATTGCCGCTACCTGTGCTTATGTTGTTTGCGGTACTTTCTCCAATAAAAATATTTTGGCTGCCGCTAGATAAGACTCTGCCAGAATAATATCCAATAACGGTATTGCTACCGCCAGTCATGTAAGCCGCTGCGTTTTGTGCGCCCAAAATAACGGCACCAGAGGCATTAATATTGTTGCCAGATCCTGCTCCAAATACTGTACTGTTGCTAAGGTTGGCATTGGTAGATTCGGAATCATAACCAATTATGGTATTGTTAACATCAATTCTCCCAGAACGGTTATTGTAGATCTTAAATTTGAGAGGATTACTGTCATTGGTCCCAATGTAGTTGGTTGCTGCAGATGTACCAGAATTTCCTGTTGTGCTCCAACTGCTTGTAGAAAGTGGGGTTACACGTACCCAAACAGTATCATTCCAGTAATGGAATCCTTGAAAATAAGGAGAAGCATCTGTAATTAGATAGACTAACTGACCATTAGTAGAGCCATTAGTAGATAAAGAATTTACACGAGGAACTAAAATACCGTCATTAGAAGTAACCGTACCAAGATGATTTTTTGCTCTTATATCTAGTGTAGATTCTGGGGTTGTAGTATTTATACCCACTTGTGAAAATAGATTTACAGAAATCATTAAGCACGCAGCTATTGATAAATTTTTATTTTTCATCCCTTTGTTTTTTAGTATAATAATTCAAAAATAAAAAAAATATATATTGTTTGTTACTTTAATTATTGAAAAGTATTTTATCTTTTAAACACACGAATGTTTAATAAAAAAACCGCAAAATTAAATTTTGCGGTTTAAATAGATATTTTTTAAAATATTATTTTTTCTTTTTTGCAGGGGTAGCTGTTTTTATTTTAGAAGCACCTGCATCAGCAGGAGTATTTTCATCTCTTACCAATTTCAATTCATCTACTAATCTTCTTGCACCTGCAAATTTATCAATCGTCCAAAGAACAAATCTAATATCAACATTAATTGTTTTTTGCCACTCTTTCTCGAAAACAATATCGCCACTTAAAGCTTCACTGTTCCCGTCAAAAGCAATACCAATAAGGTTACCTTCTCCATCAATTACCGGAGAACCAGAGTTACCTCCTGTAATATCATTATTAGATAAGAAATTTACAGGCATATATCCCGCTTTGTCTGCATATTGTCCGTAATCTTTAGCGTTATTAAGCGCAATAAGTCTTTGCGGTAAATCGAATTCTTCATCACCAGCTTTGTATTTTGCCACTAAACCGTTCATATCGGTATAATAGTTATCTGTAATACCATGATAATCTCTATCATTTCTCATTGGAAGAGTATCTACAGAACCGTATGTTAATCTCATTGTAGAATTAGCATCCGGATAGAATTTTTTCTCTGGCTGAGCTTTTCTCAAACCATCTAAAAACAGACGGTTGTTTTTTGCGAAGAAATCATCAACCAAAATAAATTTGTCGCTATAATACTTTTGGTCTGTTACAATACCTCTGGCAATTTTTAATAGTGGATCTGCATCCAGTTTCAAACGGTCAGGGTTGGCAATAAAATTACTTACAGAAGTTTTATTGGCAAAAATTGAAGAAAATGCAATATTAGAAAGAGTGGATGCATTAAGTTCCATTAAAGTTGGAGATGCAACTTCTTTATTTACTCTTGTCTGATAAAGATTTACCATAGAATTCAACATTTCTCCTTCAAGATCTGTATTGATGTTTTCATAAGTAGTCTTTACAGCTTCTTCCAGTTTTGGTTTCATAGCAAGTCTTCCTGCCATATCCTGTTTAGCATACGCATCTAGCATTGATGAAAGCTGATATGCAAGAGAAATATATTTAGCATTTCTTGTTAATAAAGAAGAATACATTTTTTCCACATTTCTGTCCGAAACCTGTTTGTAATATTCTCTTATGTTTTCTAAAA encodes the following:
- a CDS encoding YifB family Mg chelatase-like AAA ATPase, giving the protein MLIKIYGSAIFGVSAQTITIEVNVDTGGVGYHLVGLPDNAIKESSYRISAALKNVGYKIPGKKITINMAPADLRKEGAAYDLSIAMGILVASDQIVAENVQDYIIMGELSLDGSLQPIKGVLPIAIQAREEGFKGIILPKQNTREAAIVNNLEVYGVENIKEVIDFFNEGKALEKTVLDTRKEFQEKINQFPFDFSEVKGQETAKRAMEVAAAGGHNIILIGPPGSGKTMLAKRVPSILPPLTLKEALETTKIHSVAGKMGAETSLMTVRPFRSPHHTISDVALVGGGSYPQPGEISLAHNGVLFLDEMPEFKRTVLEVMRQPLEDREVTISRARFTVNYPSSFMLVASMNPSPSGYFPDDPNNTSSAFEMQRYMNKLSGPLLDRIDIHVEVQKVEFEQLAEKRKGEKSEDIRKRVLIAREIQNERYKDLKISYNAQIGSREIEQFCELDDASFQLIKMAMDKLNLSARAYDRILKVARTIADLEESENILSHHISEAIQYRSLDREFWNV